The proteins below are encoded in one region of Oncorhynchus clarkii lewisi isolate Uvic-CL-2024 chromosome 33, UVic_Ocla_1.0, whole genome shotgun sequence:
- the LOC139392820 gene encoding hematopoietic lineage cell-specific protein-like isoform X1, translating to MWKSVVGHNVSIKVAEGDDWETDPDFENDVSEQEQRWGAKTIEGSGRKEHISVSELRQKVSQEHEVGKQKERAEAPKASYGYGGKFGVEKDRMDKGAVGHGYVAQVEQHSSQTDAKRGFGGKFGVQKDRVDKSAMGFEYKGEVEQHTSQKDYSKGFGGKYGVEKEKVDKAALGYDYKGETEKHQSQKDYSKGFGGKFGVEKEKVDKAALGYDYKGETEKHESQKDYAKGFGGRYGVQTDRMDKSAVAFTDMESPTSAYEKTLPMEASSAGAGNLKARFENLARSSDEENRKRAEEERARRQAREKREQEEARRRQQEQNSREEEAEQHQPPPVEEHQPPPVEEQRPPPVEEQRPPPVEETNRKPQPPQLSTARAVPQIPRDEPVEEEEPVYDQPPCLPPRSSDLLEAEPPQEQTPSEPEQEDEGEYEDISPIPFPEPDPAVDNDYEDLTCGQTAVAIYDYQGEADDEISFNPDDVITNIEMVDEGWWKGHCHGRIGLFPATFVKIM from the exons ATGTGGAAGTCAGTGGTGGGACACAACGTGAGCATAAAGGTTGCAGAGGGGGACGACTGGGAGACCGACCCTGACTTTGAG AATGATGTGTCAGAACAGGAACAGAGATGGGGGGCCAAGACCATTGAGGGGTCTGGTCGAAAAGAACACATCAG tGTATCAGAGCTGAGACAGAAGGTGTCCCAGGAGCATGAGGTGGGGAAGCAGAAGGAGCGAGCGGAGGCTCCCAAGGCCTCTTACGGTTACGGAGGGAAGTTTGGAGTGGAGAAAGACCGCATGGACAAG GGGGCAGTGGGGCATGGCTACGTGGCGCAGGTGGAGCAGCACTCATCCCAGACCGATGCAAAGAGAGGATTCGGCGGGAAATTTGGAGTGCAGAAAGACCGTGTGGATAAG tctgCCATGGGTTTTGAATACAAGGGTGAGGTGGAGCAGCATACATCTCAGAAAG ACTATTCAAAGGGTTTTGGAGGGAAGTATGGGGTGGAGAAGGAGAAAGTGGACAAGGCTGCCTTGGGATACGACTACAAGGGAGAGACCGAGAAGCACCAGTCTCAGAAAG ACTATTCCAAGGGTTTTGGGGGGAAGTTTGGGGTGGAGAAGGAGAAAGTGGACAAGGCTGCTTTAGGTTACGACTacaagggagagacagagaagcatGAGTCACAGAAAG ACTATGCCAAGGGCTTTGGGGGACGCTATGGAGTCCAGACAGACCGCATGGATAAA AGTGCAGTGGCCTTCACAGACATGGAATCCCCTACCTCTGCCTATGAGAAGACACTACCAATGGAGGCAT CAAGTGCAGGGGCAGGCAACCTGAAGGCTCGCTTTGAGAACCTGGCTCGGTCTTCAGACGAGGAGAACAGAAAGCgagcggaggaggagagagccaggagacaggctagagagaagagagagcaggaggaggcaCGACGCAGACAACAG GAACAGAACAGCAGGGAGGAGGAAGCAGAGCAGCATCAGCCTCCACCTGTTGAAGAGCATCAGCCTCCACCTGTTGAAGAGCAGAGACCTCCACCTGTTGAAGAGCAGAGACCTCCACCTGTTGAAGAGACCAACAGGAAGCCCCAACCACCACAGCTGTCCACTGCCAGGGCAGTGCCTCAGATACCAAGAGATGAGCCAGTG gaagaggaggagccagTCTATGACCAGCCCCCGTGCCTGCCCCCACGGTCAAGTGACCTGCTGGAGGCGGAGCCACCTCAGGAGCAGACACCATCAGAACCAGAGCAGGAAGATGAGGGAGAGTATGAGGATATCTCACCAATACCTTTCCCAGAACCTGATCCAG CTGTGGATAATGACTATGAGGACCTGACATGCGGTCAGACCGCAGTGGCCATTTATGACTACcaaggag AGGCAGATGATGAGATCTCCTTCAACCCGGATGATGTCATCACCAACATAGAGATGGTGGACGAAGGCTGGTGGAAGGGACACTGTCACGGACGCATTGGACTTTTCCCTGCTACATTCGTGAAAATTATGTAG
- the LOC139392821 gene encoding protein LLP homolog, whose protein sequence is MAKSLRSKWKRKMRAVKRAKNAPKELARLKLALAHGGTGEISMNDIQDIATVVPAGKIKEKKVDVDMEGEEVDDGKMDMDSKRSKTTQLDEHGQYPTWMSQRQAKKLKGKRMTKKSGGKANKKKKGIAW, encoded by the exons ATGGCCAAAAGTCTGCGAAGCAAATGGAAGCGGAAGATGCGTGCTGTGAAGAGAGCGAAGAACGCCCCTAAGGAACTGGCTCGGCTGAAGCTAGCCTTGGCCCACGGTGGCACAGGAGAGATCTCCATGAATGACATTCAGGACATAGCTACAGTGGTGCCAGCTGGGAAGATAAAGGAGAAGAAAGTGGAtgtagacatggagggagaggaagttgATG ATGGAAAGATGGACATGGACAGCAAGCGCAGTAAGACGACCCAATTGGACGAGCACGGACAGTACCCAACATGGATGAGCCAACGACAGGCCAAGAAACTGAAAGGCAAACGCATGACAAAGAAATCGGGAGGAAAGGCCAACAAAAAAAAGAAGGGCATTGCCTGGTAG
- the LOC139392820 gene encoding hematopoietic lineage cell-specific protein-like isoform X3 yields the protein MWKSVVGHNVSIKVAEGDDWETDPDFENDVSEQEQRWGAKTIEGSGRKEHISVSELRQKVSQEHEVGKQKERAEAPKASYGYGGKFGVEKDRMDKGAVGHGYVAQVEQHSSQTDAKRGFGGKFGVQKDRVDKSAMGFEYKGEVEQHTSQKDYSKGFGGKFGVEKEKVDKAALGYDYKGETEKHESQKDYAKGFGGRYGVQTDRMDKSAVAFTDMESPTSAYEKTLPMEASSAGAGNLKARFENLARSSDEENRKRAEEERARRQAREKREQEEARRRQQEQNSREEEAEQHQPPPVEEHQPPPVEEQRPPPVEEQRPPPVEETNRKPQPPQLSTARAVPQIPRDEPVEEEEPVYDQPPCLPPRSSDLLEAEPPQEQTPSEPEQEDEGEYEDISPIPFPEPDPAVDNDYEDLTCGQTAVAIYDYQGEADDEISFNPDDVITNIEMVDEGWWKGHCHGRIGLFPATFVKIM from the exons ATGTGGAAGTCAGTGGTGGGACACAACGTGAGCATAAAGGTTGCAGAGGGGGACGACTGGGAGACCGACCCTGACTTTGAG AATGATGTGTCAGAACAGGAACAGAGATGGGGGGCCAAGACCATTGAGGGGTCTGGTCGAAAAGAACACATCAG tGTATCAGAGCTGAGACAGAAGGTGTCCCAGGAGCATGAGGTGGGGAAGCAGAAGGAGCGAGCGGAGGCTCCCAAGGCCTCTTACGGTTACGGAGGGAAGTTTGGAGTGGAGAAAGACCGCATGGACAAG GGGGCAGTGGGGCATGGCTACGTGGCGCAGGTGGAGCAGCACTCATCCCAGACCGATGCAAAGAGAGGATTCGGCGGGAAATTTGGAGTGCAGAAAGACCGTGTGGATAAG tctgCCATGGGTTTTGAATACAAGGGTGAGGTGGAGCAGCATACATCTCAGAAAG ACTATTCCAAGGGTTTTGGGGGGAAGTTTGGGGTGGAGAAGGAGAAAGTGGACAAGGCTGCTTTAGGTTACGACTacaagggagagacagagaagcatGAGTCACAGAAAG ACTATGCCAAGGGCTTTGGGGGACGCTATGGAGTCCAGACAGACCGCATGGATAAA AGTGCAGTGGCCTTCACAGACATGGAATCCCCTACCTCTGCCTATGAGAAGACACTACCAATGGAGGCAT CAAGTGCAGGGGCAGGCAACCTGAAGGCTCGCTTTGAGAACCTGGCTCGGTCTTCAGACGAGGAGAACAGAAAGCgagcggaggaggagagagccaggagacaggctagagagaagagagagcaggaggaggcaCGACGCAGACAACAG GAACAGAACAGCAGGGAGGAGGAAGCAGAGCAGCATCAGCCTCCACCTGTTGAAGAGCATCAGCCTCCACCTGTTGAAGAGCAGAGACCTCCACCTGTTGAAGAGCAGAGACCTCCACCTGTTGAAGAGACCAACAGGAAGCCCCAACCACCACAGCTGTCCACTGCCAGGGCAGTGCCTCAGATACCAAGAGATGAGCCAGTG gaagaggaggagccagTCTATGACCAGCCCCCGTGCCTGCCCCCACGGTCAAGTGACCTGCTGGAGGCGGAGCCACCTCAGGAGCAGACACCATCAGAACCAGAGCAGGAAGATGAGGGAGAGTATGAGGATATCTCACCAATACCTTTCCCAGAACCTGATCCAG CTGTGGATAATGACTATGAGGACCTGACATGCGGTCAGACCGCAGTGGCCATTTATGACTACcaaggag AGGCAGATGATGAGATCTCCTTCAACCCGGATGATGTCATCACCAACATAGAGATGGTGGACGAAGGCTGGTGGAAGGGACACTGTCACGGACGCATTGGACTTTTCCCTGCTACATTCGTGAAAATTATGTAG
- the LOC139392820 gene encoding src substrate cortactin-like isoform X2: MWKSVVGHNVSIKVAEGDDWETDPDFENDVSEQEQRWGAKTIEGSGRKEHISVSELRQKVSQEHEVGKQKERAEAPKASYGYGGKFGVEKDRMDKGAVGHGYVAQVEQHSSQTDAKRGFGGKFGVQKDRVDKSAMGFEYKGEVEQHTSQKDYSKGFGGKYGVEKEKVDKAALGYDYKGETEKHQSQKDYSKGFGGKFGVEKEKVDKAALGYDYKGETEKHESQKDYAKGFGGRYGVQTDRMDKSAVAFTDMESPTSAYEKTLPMEASSAGAGNLKARFENLARSSDEENRKRAEEERARRQAREKREQEEARRRQQEQNSREEEAEQHQPPPVEEHQPPPVEEQRPPPVEEQRPPPVEETNRKPQPPQLSTARAVPQIPRDEPVEEEEPVYDQPPCLPPRSSDLLEAEPPQEQTPSEPEQEDEGEYEDISPIPFPEPDPEADDEISFNPDDVITNIEMVDEGWWKGHCHGRIGLFPATFVKIM, from the exons ATGTGGAAGTCAGTGGTGGGACACAACGTGAGCATAAAGGTTGCAGAGGGGGACGACTGGGAGACCGACCCTGACTTTGAG AATGATGTGTCAGAACAGGAACAGAGATGGGGGGCCAAGACCATTGAGGGGTCTGGTCGAAAAGAACACATCAG tGTATCAGAGCTGAGACAGAAGGTGTCCCAGGAGCATGAGGTGGGGAAGCAGAAGGAGCGAGCGGAGGCTCCCAAGGCCTCTTACGGTTACGGAGGGAAGTTTGGAGTGGAGAAAGACCGCATGGACAAG GGGGCAGTGGGGCATGGCTACGTGGCGCAGGTGGAGCAGCACTCATCCCAGACCGATGCAAAGAGAGGATTCGGCGGGAAATTTGGAGTGCAGAAAGACCGTGTGGATAAG tctgCCATGGGTTTTGAATACAAGGGTGAGGTGGAGCAGCATACATCTCAGAAAG ACTATTCAAAGGGTTTTGGAGGGAAGTATGGGGTGGAGAAGGAGAAAGTGGACAAGGCTGCCTTGGGATACGACTACAAGGGAGAGACCGAGAAGCACCAGTCTCAGAAAG ACTATTCCAAGGGTTTTGGGGGGAAGTTTGGGGTGGAGAAGGAGAAAGTGGACAAGGCTGCTTTAGGTTACGACTacaagggagagacagagaagcatGAGTCACAGAAAG ACTATGCCAAGGGCTTTGGGGGACGCTATGGAGTCCAGACAGACCGCATGGATAAA AGTGCAGTGGCCTTCACAGACATGGAATCCCCTACCTCTGCCTATGAGAAGACACTACCAATGGAGGCAT CAAGTGCAGGGGCAGGCAACCTGAAGGCTCGCTTTGAGAACCTGGCTCGGTCTTCAGACGAGGAGAACAGAAAGCgagcggaggaggagagagccaggagacaggctagagagaagagagagcaggaggaggcaCGACGCAGACAACAG GAACAGAACAGCAGGGAGGAGGAAGCAGAGCAGCATCAGCCTCCACCTGTTGAAGAGCATCAGCCTCCACCTGTTGAAGAGCAGAGACCTCCACCTGTTGAAGAGCAGAGACCTCCACCTGTTGAAGAGACCAACAGGAAGCCCCAACCACCACAGCTGTCCACTGCCAGGGCAGTGCCTCAGATACCAAGAGATGAGCCAGTG gaagaggaggagccagTCTATGACCAGCCCCCGTGCCTGCCCCCACGGTCAAGTGACCTGCTGGAGGCGGAGCCACCTCAGGAGCAGACACCATCAGAACCAGAGCAGGAAGATGAGGGAGAGTATGAGGATATCTCACCAATACCTTTCCCAGAACCTGATCCAG AGGCAGATGATGAGATCTCCTTCAACCCGGATGATGTCATCACCAACATAGAGATGGTGGACGAAGGCTGGTGGAAGGGACACTGTCACGGACGCATTGGACTTTTCCCTGCTACATTCGTGAAAATTATGTAG